The Sphingopyxis fribergensis genome contains a region encoding:
- a CDS encoding class I SAM-dependent methyltransferase translates to MKRAAIVLLALLPLLGGCDAPWDDGSDRAETARDFPPADRPVAPTVSTKWSTEEARDRVNEAEDVMDSADVRPGMTVADIGAGDGYYTVRLAQRVGAGGRVLAQDIMPEVIERLADRVARERLDNVSLKLGAVDDPRLPAASFDRVFMVHMYHEIGEPYAFLWRLRPALRKGGQVLVVDGDRPIAQHGTPFRLLVCEFEAVGYKLVSYDDKQHAGGYLARFVPEGKRPEPDAIKVCDNP, encoded by the coding sequence ATGAAGCGCGCCGCCATCGTCCTGCTGGCGCTCCTGCCGCTGCTCGGCGGCTGCGACGCGCCATGGGACGATGGTAGCGACCGCGCCGAAACCGCGCGCGACTTTCCGCCCGCCGACCGGCCGGTGGCGCCGACCGTTTCGACCAAATGGTCGACCGAGGAAGCGCGCGACCGCGTTAACGAGGCCGAGGACGTCATGGACTCCGCCGACGTCCGTCCCGGCATGACCGTTGCCGACATCGGTGCGGGCGACGGCTATTACACCGTGCGCCTGGCGCAGCGCGTCGGCGCGGGCGGCCGCGTCCTCGCGCAGGATATCATGCCCGAGGTGATCGAGCGGCTCGCCGATCGCGTCGCGCGCGAACGGCTCGACAATGTTTCGCTGAAACTCGGCGCGGTCGACGATCCGCGCCTGCCCGCGGCAAGCTTCGATCGCGTCTTCATGGTGCATATGTATCACGAGATCGGCGAGCCTTACGCCTTTCTGTGGCGGCTGCGGCCGGCGCTCCGCAAGGGCGGGCAAGTGCTCGTCGTCGACGGCGATCGCCCGATCGCACAGCATGGCACGCCCTTCCGTCTGCTCGTCTGCGAGTTCGAGGCGGTGGGCTACAAGTTGGTGTCTTACGACGACAAGCAGCACGCCGGCGGCTATCTCGCGCGCTTCGTGCCCGAGGGCAAGCGCCCCGAACCCGATGCGATCAAGGTCTGCGATAATCCTTAG
- a CDS encoding DsrE family protein has product MSDLPVLNVIVAVAEGRRLYAALEAGMAAAALGRPVRIFLQGEAAALLRDPVTFSGDDARRAAGQPDLAWLAEEAIAMEIEMFVCQSGMALVGVAATELMPHVRAAGLVSFMAAIGPDDRLVVY; this is encoded by the coding sequence ATGTCCGATCTGCCCGTCCTGAACGTCATCGTCGCGGTCGCCGAAGGGCGGCGGCTCTACGCCGCGCTCGAAGCGGGGATGGCAGCGGCGGCGCTGGGGCGGCCGGTGCGGATATTCCTGCAGGGTGAGGCGGCTGCTTTGCTGCGCGATCCCGTGACCTTTTCGGGCGACGACGCCCGCCGCGCCGCGGGCCAGCCCGACCTCGCGTGGCTCGCCGAGGAGGCGATCGCGATGGAGATCGAGATGTTCGTCTGCCAATCAGGCATGGCGCTTGTCGGCGTGGCGGCGACCGAATTGATGCCGCATGTCCGCGCGGCAGGGTTGGTCAGCTTCATGGCCGCGATCGGGCCCGACGACCGGCTGGTCGTCTACTGA
- a CDS encoding HesA/MoeB/ThiF family protein: MLSDAELDRYARQIILPAFGGAGQAKLKGAHVAVIGAGGIGCPAITYLAAAGVGKLTVIDHDVVELSNLQRQPLFTDADIGALKADVAASAARRINPHVEAVPVAERLDSGNAEALLEGANLILDGCDNFDTRLAVNRAAVALEIPLLSAAIGAFEGQVALYEGWRTEQACYACLVGSDPDREGINCAETGVMGALAGMMGTMAALEAVRALTGLGSSLTGRLGIVDMLDRRWREVGVPKDPQCPICPS; encoded by the coding sequence TTGCTCAGCGACGCCGAACTCGACCGCTACGCCCGCCAGATCATCCTGCCGGCCTTTGGCGGTGCAGGACAGGCGAAGCTGAAAGGCGCGCATGTCGCGGTGATCGGCGCAGGCGGCATCGGCTGTCCGGCGATCACCTATCTGGCGGCGGCGGGCGTCGGCAAGCTGACGGTCATCGACCATGACGTCGTCGAACTCAGCAACCTCCAGCGACAGCCCTTGTTCACCGACGCCGATATCGGGGCACTGAAGGCCGATGTGGCCGCGAGCGCGGCGCGGCGGATTAACCCCCATGTCGAAGCGGTCCCTGTCGCCGAACGGCTCGACAGCGGCAATGCCGAGGCGCTGCTCGAAGGCGCGAACCTGATCCTCGACGGCTGCGACAATTTCGACACGCGGCTTGCCGTCAATCGCGCCGCGGTCGCGCTCGAGATTCCGCTGCTCAGCGCCGCGATCGGCGCCTTCGAGGGACAGGTTGCGCTTTACGAAGGCTGGCGGACGGAGCAGGCCTGCTACGCTTGCCTCGTCGGCTCCGATCCCGACCGCGAAGGGATCAATTGCGCCGAAACCGGCGTGATGGGCGCGCTCGCGGGGATGATGGGCACGATGGCGGCGCTGGAGGCGGTACGCGCGCTCACGGGCCTTGGATCGTCCTTGACCGGCCGGCTCGGGATCGTCGATATGCTCGACCGGCGCTGGCGCGAGGTCGGCGTGCCCAAGGATCCCCAATGTCCGATCTGCCCGTCCTGA